GGTCGCTAGCGGCGACGGTTCTCACGGCGATGACGAACGGCAAGCGACGCGAGAAGTCGGTGACTTTTCCCGCCCCCGGCGCGCACACACGAGTATGCTCGACGCGGAGACGCCGGTACTCGACAACCACCTCCACCTGGATCCGGACAACCACCGCGGCATCGACGCCGTCAGAGACTTCGCGCGGCTGGGCGGGACCCACCTGCTCGTCGTCAACAAACCCTCCTGGCACTTGGGCGTCGAGGCCGAGGCGGGCGAGGACTTCCGCTACGTCTTCGAGCGGACGATCGAAATCGTCGAAGAAGCTTCCGAGGTGCTCGAGGGCCGCGCCTGGCCCGTGCTGGGCGTCCATCCGGGCCTGATCTCGCGGCTCGTCGACGACCGGGGCTTCGAACCCGCGGAGGCGCGGGATCTCATGCAGGCCGGGCTCGACGTCGCCGCGGAGTACGTCGCCGACGGCGAGGCGCTGGCGTTGAAATCCGGCCGGCCCCACTACGACGTCTCCGACGCCGTCTGGGAGGCCTCGAACGACGTCATGCGCCACGCGTTCGAGCACGGCGGCGACCTGGACTGCGCCGTCCAACTGCACACCGAAGCGAGCGAGGAGATGACGACCGTCGCGGAGTGGGGCGAAGACGCCGGGATGGAGCGCCATCAGGTCGTCAAACACTACGCCGCCGGCCGCCTCGAGGGCCCGACCCCGAGCGTGATGAGCGAGAAGGACCGCCTCGAGCGGGCCGCAGAACGCGGCGAGCCGTTCCTGATGGAGACCGACTACGTGGACGATCCCGACCGGCCGGGGGCCGTGCTGGGTCCCAAGACCGTTCCGCGGCGAGTCCGCTGGCTGCTCGAGGAAGGGTACGACGAGGCCGTCCGCACCGCGCACGTCGAGACGCCCGACCTCGTCTACGGCATCGATACGGAAGCGACCCTCGAGCGGGAGGCGTAGGCGCGCTCGGCGGCGTTTCGTAATCGATCGTTACTCGTCGGCACTGCAGACAGTCACCGAGAGTAGCGGGTGTAGAGAAAGGCATTTCAAGCGGCCGGTGTAGGTGTCTGTATGAGCAATCCCCCGACCGAGTTCTACTCGGAGGAACGCTGGCAGAACTGGATCGATCGCATCAAGGACGAAGACATCGATCCGGAAGACGAGTCGTCGGCTCGGTTGCTGCTGAACCTGCAGGACGACACGGCGATCGCGGTCGCCAAGATCGTCTCCGCCTACGACGACGGGGAACTCGAGCAGGAGGAAGCCTTATCGGAGATCGAGGACGTCCGCGAGATCGTCCTCGGCGAGGTCGACATCGAGGACGAGGAGAAACTGATCCTCGTCGACGGCGTCCAGACCAGTCTCGTCTGCGTCTTCTTCGCGGCCGAGGAGTACATCGCCAACGGGCCGGCCGAGGACGGCAGCGTCGGCGACTACCTCGGGGCTGCGGCCGACGCCGAAGCCGAGGAGGATCTCGACGCCGCGCTCGGCTACGCCGCACAGGCCGGCACGCTCATCATCGACGGCGAGGAGCTCGACATGGAAGTCGCCGAGGGCCTCGAGTACGGGCTGGTAACGGAGTGGATCAACGGCCTCGACAGCCTCCAGAGCGCGATGAGCGATCCGGAGGTCGTCGAGGAGGACGACGAGTAAGGTCATTCGCGCGCTCGGCAGTCGGTCGATTTCTCGAGCAGGAGCCAACAAGCGTATACGTAGTTACGACTATCGTGTTCGATAATGCGTCGTGGGGATGGGACGGGGGACGGGTACGGACACGGATACGACCGGGCCGTGACTGTCCAGATCGGGGCGATCTTACTGCTCGCGATCCTGTTTTCGGCGCTCGCGCTCTACCAGATCAACGTCGTCCCCGCGGAGAACGAGGCGGTCGAGTTCGACCACAGCCAGCAGGTCCAGAACGAACTGCAGGAGCTCCGTAACGCGATTCAAAACGTCGGTTCGGCTGACGGGTTCCGCGCGACATCGGTTACGCTCGGGACGCAGTATTCGCCCCGCACGATGACGGTCAACCCGTCGAATCCGCAGGGAACGCTCGAGACGACCGGCGAGCGTCCGTTTACCATCGAAAACGCGTCGCTGGAGGGAGACTACTATCGGCAGACAGCAGATGGAGACAGAGAACCCGTTGACGTGTCCGACGTCGTCGCGACCCACAACACGACGACCGTCGCCTACGAACCGGACTACAACGAGTACCGGAACGCGCCGACGACCAGACTCGAGCACTCGCTGGCGTTCAACGACTTCGGCGAGCGATCGGTGCCGCTGCGGGGCGTCGAGCAGCGCCTCGTCTCCAACGATTCGATAACGGTCGCGCTGCTCGAGGGCGACCTCTCCGAATCGACGTCGGGGGCCGTGACGGTCGACGCCGAGACGGTGAGCGGACCGTCGGACCCGATCGAACTCGCGGCCGACGGCGGGAACGTTACCGTCTCGATTCCGACCGACCAACCGGAGCGGTGGAACGAGACGCTCGGTGCGGCGTCGGCAAGCGGGACCGGGTCGGGATTCGACGTCGGCGAGGCCGGCGTCCGCGTCGTCGGCTACGACCGCGTCACCGACGCGCTGACGATCGAGTTCCGCGAGGACACGGTATCGCTGCGGATCGCTCGAGTCGGCGTCGGCGAGTACGACGGGAGCGGTTCGACGTTCGATATTCGACGGGCTGACGGCGGGGGCGGAGGCGGAGACGGAGACGGGACCGGCAGCGACCGAGCGGCGTACCTGACCGAGTGGGACGAAACGACCCGCTCGGTGACGGTCGGGGCGGGTTCGACGACGGAATCGCTCGCGATGCGGGCGATCCGAAACGATACCGGTGCACCCGTCGAGCGGGCGCAGGTCTCGTACGCGATCACCGATCCCGACGACGTCGTCGCGTCGTTCGACGAACGCGGGCGAACGAACGCGAGCGGACAGAATCAGACAGCCCTCGAATTCGACGCCGATGCCGTCCCGAGCGACGGGACGACGGTCACGGCCTATACGGCGAGCGGCGGCACCGGGGACCGGCTGACGCTCGAGGTGTCGCGATCGGAATCCGGCGGTGGAGGTGGCGGTGGTTCCGACGAGGTCGCGTGGTCGATCGCGGACGATACCGCGCGGAACGCGGTACAGTACGACGTTTCCTACGAAGTGACGACGGCGGACTCGACGTCGTTCGATCGCGTCGAAGTCGAGTTCGCGAACCAGGACAGCGGAACGACGACGGTCCGCGAAGGGGCTGAGCCCCGCGGGACGCTCGAGTACAGCGAGGGCGGCGCGGAGGGTGATACGTACGACATCACGATCACCGCGTACGACGACGCCGGCGAGGTGATCGACCAAAAGACGGCGACGGACACTGCGGACGGCTCGAACCCCGACGGGAACGACGATCTCTCGTCGCCCTCGGAGCCCCAGCTAACCGGGAGCCGCGTCGACGACTGGAGCCAGCCGAACGACAACTCCGCGCGGTACTTCGCCTCCTACGACGTCGCGAACCGGGAGTCGTTCGACCGGGTCGAGGTGCGGTTCAGGAACCGCGACAGCGGCGCGATCACGACCGAAACCGCGACCGACCCGCGCGGCCGCGTCGAGTTCTCGGGGAACCGGATCGACGCCGCGTTCGAGATCGAGTTCCGCGTCTACGATACCGACGGCGTGGTGGTCGACCGGCGGACGGTCGAGGATACGGCCGACGGGACCAACCCGAGCGGGAACGACGAGTTGGCGACCGAAACGAGCCCGCAGTTCGAGTCCGTTTCCGTCACCGACGCCGGAAACAACGGCCAATCCCGGTACGACGTCGACTACCGCGTGGACGACGGGACGAACCTCGATACCGTCTGGGTGGAGTTCCGCAACCTCGACAACGCGTGGGCGACGGAAATCGACGAGCAGTCGGCCGCGGACGGCGAGTTCTCCCACAGCCCGGGCGGCGGAACCGGCGGGGACGACTACGAGATCACGCTGCTAGCGTTCGACGACGAGGGAGCCGTCGTCGACCGCTGGTACGAGCCGAATCCGTGATCGGCGCGGGAGACGACGGACGTTCGCCTCGACCCTAGTTCGACAAACGACGAAATGACGAACGACAATACCATATAGCTCCTCCGATATTGTGTGGATATGACTGCAGTCGGTATCGACGCGATCGAGATCTGGACCGGGAACCTCAAACTCGACCTTCCCGGCACCTTCGCCCCGCAGAAGGGCGAGGATCCCGAGAAGTACACCAAGGGACTGGGCCTCAACGCCAGTTCCTTCCCCGACAGCTACGAGGACATCGTCACGATGGGCGCCAACGCCGCTCACCGGCTGATGGAGCGCAAGGGCCTCGAGCCGGACGATATCGGCCGTATCGACGTCGCGACCGAGAGCTCCTTCGACAACTCCAAGCCCGTTTCGACGTACGTCGCAGGCTGTCTCGAGCAGGTCTACGACGGCGACTTCCACCACGCGAACAAGGGCGAGCGGAAGTTCGCCTGCATCGCGGGCACGCAGAGTTTAGACGACGCGTACAACTGGATCCGCGCGGGCCGCAACCGCGGCCGTTCGGCGCTGGTGATCGCGACCGACACGGCCCTCTACGCGCGCGGCGACGCCGGCGAGGCGACCCAGGGTGCCGGCGCCGTCGCGATGTTGATTAGCGAGGACCCAGACCTCGTCGAACTCTCCGCCGAGCAGGGGTACGGGTCGGCCGACGAGACGGACTTCCTCAAGCCCAACCAGCAGTTCCCCTCAGTCGACGGCAAGCGCTCCGTGCAGGTGTACCTCGCCCGGATGCGCGAGGCCGTAGAGGACTACGAGAGCGTCGCCGGCGACGTCCACCTCGACGACTTCGCGTACGCGCCGTTCCACACGCCGTTCCCCGGTATGGTCCGGAAAGCCGCGCTGCTCGCGTACCGTCACGTCATCCGGAACACGTCGGTCGAGGAGGAACTCGCCGACGAGATCGGCCGCCAGCCCCGCGCCGAAGCGTTCGATACCGACGAGGCGTACCGCGACGCCCTGCGGGACTACATGGACTCGCTGAAAGAGACCGACCGCTACCGGGAGTGGTACGCCGAGGCGATCGATCCGACGCTGTCGATCTCCCGCGAGGTCGGCAACTGGTACACCGGCTCGGTCCACATCGCCCGCGCCAGCGCGCTCAAGGAAGCCCTCGAGGACGGCCGCGACATGACCGACGAACGGCTGCTCGTGGGCTCCTACGGTAGCGGTGCACAGGCCGAAATTCACGCCGAGACCGTACAGGACGGCTGGGAGAAAGAGATCGAGGCGCTGAACGTCGACGAGCAACTCGCCGAGCGCTACGACATGGACTGGGAAGACTACGAGGAGATCCACGACGCCCACAACCACGAGATGGACGTCGACGTCGAGGAGTTCACGACGCCCAGCGAGGAGTTCGTCTTCGACGGGTGGGGTCGGATGGGTGAGCGCAAGTACCGGTACGTCGAGTAACCTATCGACGCCGCGCCGGATGCTCGAGGAGATCGTCCGGCGGCCAACTGTCTAACTCGTTGGCGGCGTCGAACAGTTGCGTCGTCGAGTCACTATCCGCGAGCGAAATCTCGTTTTCGTCTCGATCGACGTCGATGAGTTCCTGTTCCCGGAGTCGTGGCAGGTGACTGTGAATCAATCGAACACGGGCACGTTCGACCTTTTCCTCGTCGATTCGCTGCGGCGGCGTTCGATGCCGGCGCGCAGCTACCTGCCGCGAAATTGCCCCGATACGGGTCGGATCGTCGGCTTCGACCAGCTCGTGGAGCACCAGCTGTCGATCGGCGCTGGCGAGAATACGAAACGCCTCCATCCGATCCATCACACGTGGATCACAGTCGTTGGGGCTAAAAACGGCACTGACTAATCCTATCGGTATCGCGAGCGCGTCGGTTCGCTCGCTCCCGCCGAACGTGTTCGTCGTCGGGCGGTTTTTCGTTGCGACACCGCGATCGGGTGTCGGTCACGCGCCTCGAGAGACGAAACCGATTACCCCGTCGGGCGACTAGCGCGACCACTACCGCGATCGCGACTGCGACCGCACGTTCGAGGCGCGAACCCGAACGTCGAACTAGCCGGCGCGGCTACCTGCACTCGAGACACCACGATCACCATGGACCCGTTCACACTCCTCGGCGTCGACGTCCTGCTGTTTCTCGTCATCGGGCTACTGGGCGGTGCCCACTGTATCGGGATGTGCGGCCCGCTCGTGACGGTCTACGCGAGTCGGATGGACGGCGCCGCGACCGACGGCGGGCAGCGCCACCGCGACCGCGGCCGCGAGAGCCACCTCACGACCTACGAGGTTCGCCAGCACGCGCTGTTCAATCTCGGCCGCACGGCCAGCTACACGCTGCTCGGTGCGCTGTTCGGCGCGCTCGGAAGCGTCCTGTTCGTGACGACCGACGCGTTAACGCCCGTCCTCGAGACCGTCCGCGGCGGCGTCGGGCTCGTGATCGGCGGGTTCGTGATCGCGACCGGCGTCTACTACCTGCTCGGGCGTACGACCGGCGGCATCCAGCTTCCGGGCCTCGAGCGGGTCGTCTCGCGGCTCACCGCGCACGTCGATCGGCTCGCGAACGGACCCGGCATCGTCGGCCTGGGCGCGCTGCACGGCCTGTTGCCGTGTCCGATCCTCTACCCGGCGTTCCTGTACGCGTTCGCGACGGGGTCGCCGGCCGGCGGCGCGCTCGCGCTGGCCGCGCTCGGGATCGGGACGATTCCGGCCGTTTTCGCCTACGGGACCGTGATCGATGCCGTCGACGTCGCCCACCGCCGGCGGGTCCACCGCCTCCTCGGGGTCGCCTTCGTCGTCCTGGGCTACGTCCTGCTGGCCCACGGGCTGATGAGCCTCGGGATCCACGTGCCCCACCCCGAGTTGCCGTTCTACGACGGCCTCGAGACGGCCGGCGCCGGCATGGAAGGGGGACACAACCACTGATCGGACTATGAACGCACGAACCGGAGGAACTGGACGATGACGGACGCAACGGTCGACGAACGGCAGTGTACGCTCTGCGATCTCCCCGTCGAGGGGAGCGACGTCACCGACGACGAGGGCAACCGCTTCTGCTGCGTCGGCTGTCGCGACGTCTCCGACGCGCTCGGCGACGTCGACGAGGTCGACGCCGACGACGTCCGCAACGCGCGCGAGGACGACTCCGAGGACCGCGAACTCCCCGACGGCCACGAGGCCACCTACCTCGAGGTCGACGGCATGCACTGCGCGACCTGCGAGGCCTTCATCGAGTCGGTCGCCACGGAGACGGAGGGCGTCAGCGGCGCGAGCGCGAGCTACGTCACCGACACGGTCCGGATCGACCACGATCCCGACAGCGTCTCGCAGGACGACCTCGCGGCGGCGATCAGCGGGCTGGGCTACAGCGCCTACGACCGCGACGACGCCTTCAGCCGCCGGCAGGCGGACAACTGGGAGATGGCCCGAGTCGGCGTCGGCGTGCTCATGGGGATGATGGTGATGCTCCAGTACGTCGTCATCATCTACCCCACCTACTTCGGCGCGTGGTTCTACGACGAGCGGACGATGGAGTTCTTCCAGGAGACGCTGGCGAGCGACCTCGCGACGCCCTTTTACCTGATGATCGCCGCGCTGACGACGATCATCCTCGGGGTCACCGGCAAACCGATCCTGCAGGGCGCGTACGTCAGCGCCAAGACCCGGTCGCCGAACATGGACCTGCTCGTCGCGATCGCAGCCGTCAGCGCCTACCTGTACAGCACGCTCTCGATCGCGGTCGGCGGCGAACACATCTACTACGACGTCACCGTCGCGATCATCGTCATCGTCTCCGTGGGCAACTACTACGAGTCGACGATCAAGCGCGAGGCCACCGAGCGGCTCTCGAACCTGACGAGCGTCCAAGTGGACTCGGCGCGGCGCGTCGGCGAGGACGGGAGCCACGAGGACGTCGCGCTCGAGGAGCTCTCGGCGAGCGACCGCGTGCTGGTCCGTGCCGGCGAGCGGATCCCGGTCGACGGCGCGGTCGTCGAGGGCGAGGCCGCGGTCGACGAGGCGGTCGTCACCGGCGAGTCCCTGCCCGTGACCAAGGACGCAGGTGACGCCGTCGTCGGCGGTTCGATGGTCGCCGACGGCGCGGTGACGGTCGAAGTCGGCGAGGACGCGACCAGCAGCCTCGATCGCATCACCGAACTCGTCTGGGACCTCCAGAGCGGGACCCACGGTATCCAGAAGCTCGCGGACAAGCTGGCGACGATCTTCGTCCCGGTCGTCCTCGCGCTCGCGGTCGTCGTCACGGTCGCCCGTCTCGCCCTCGGCGCGCCGATCGAGGGCGCGCTGCTGACCGGCTTGACGGTGCTGATCGTCTCCTGTCCCTGCGCGCTCGGGCTCGCGACGCCGCTGGCCGTCGCCGCCGGCATCCGCGACGCCTTGGAGCGCTCGATCGTCGTCTTCGACGACAGCGTCTTCGAGCGCATCCGCACCGCCGATACCGTCGTCTTCGACAAGACCGGCACGCTGACGACCGGCGATATGACCGTCGTCGAGGCCGACACCGACGTCGACGCCGATCTGCTCGGGCGGGCGGCGATCCTCGAGGGCCGCTCGGCGCATCCGGTTGGGCAAGCGATCGCGGCGATGGCGGGGGGCTCGAGCGGCGACGGCGCTGATACCGGCTCCGGGACCGTGGCGGACGGCGGGACGGTCGAGACGGCTGGTGCCGAGACTAGCGTCGCTACGGACGACGCCGGCGAAACCGGCGACGGCCGCCTCGAGTCCTTCGAGAGCTACCGAAACGGCGTCGCGGGCGTCGTCGACGGCGAGGAGATCGTCGTCGGCCACCCGGACCTGTTCCGCGACCGCGGCTGGGACGTGCCCGAAGCAGTCGCGAAGCAGGTCGAGGCCCACCGCGAAACCGGCCGCGTGCCGGTCGCCGTCGGCCGCGACGGAACTGCGGCGGGCGTCATCGTCGTCGGCGACGAACTCCGCGAGGAGTGGGGCGAGACGGTGACGGCGATCGCCGACAGCGGCGCCGAGGTCGTCGTTCTCACCGGCGACGACGCGAAGGCGGCGGACCGATTCCGCGAGCACGGGGCCGTCGATCGGGTGTTCGCCGGCGTCCCGCCGGAGGGGAAGGCCGAGACCGTCGAGCGGCTCAAGGGAACCGGCCGGACGGTCATGATCGGCGACGGAACCAACGACGCGCCGGCGCTGGCGGCCGCCGATCTGGGCATCGCGCTCGGCGGCGGGACCGCAATGGCCGCCGACGCGGCCGACGTCGCGCTGGTCGACGACGACCTCTCGTCGGTCGACACCGTCTTCGACCTCGCCCGCGCGACCGACCGGCGCGTGAAGGGCAACATCGGCTGGGCGTTCTGTTACAACGCCGTCGCGATCCCGTTGGCCGTGACCGGCCTGCTCAACCCGCTGTTCGCCGCCGTCGCGATGGGGACCAGCAGCCTGCTGGTCGTCACCAACTCCTCGCGCTCGCTGCTCGAGGACTAACCGCGGTCGGTGGCTCGATTCCGCTCCGGGCCGTGCAGACGTTCAGCATTCGAAATATTTCAGTGGCCTAATACCACGTGGCTTCGTACCGGTGGGTATGGCTGCGTCCGACCCCGACCTGCCCTCCGATACAACGTCGAGGGCGGCCGGATCCGACTCGTGGTTCACCGACCGAACCGGACTGACCGTCCTCGCCGTCGTGAGCGCACTCCTCGGCCTGTTCGTCGTCCTCCCCTACCTCCAGTACGTCCTGCTCGGGGTCGTGCTCGCGTACGTTCTCATGCCCGCCCAGCGGCGACTCGAGACCTACGTCCGGCCGATAACCGCGGCGCTCGTCCTCGTCGCCGTCGCGATCCTCACGATCATCCTACCGCTGTCGTACGTCCTCGCGGTCGCGCTGCGCGAGGCGCTCAACATTCTGGACGCCGTCGAAGGGGGCGACCTCAACGTCGGGGCGATCGAATCCCGCCTCGAGTCCAACGGGTACGCGGTCGACCTCACCGAGATGTACCAGGCCTATCAGGAGCCGATCGAGACGGGGCTACAGGGACTCGCCACGAGCGGGATCGAACTCGTCAGCGGCGTGCCCGGTCTCCTGATCGGACTGACGGTGACGCTGTTCGTCCTCTTCGCCCTGCTGCGCGACGGGGGTGCACTCGTCGCGTGGTTCCACCGTATCCTCCCGATCGAAGACGATATTCTGGACGAACTGCAGGCGGAGATCGACCAGCTCATGTGGGCCTCCGTCGTCGGGAACGTCGCCGTCGCGGGCATTCAGGCGGTGATGCTCGGGGTCGGGCTGGTGCTCCTCGACGTGCCCGCCGTCGTCTTCCTGACGGTCGCAACGTTCGTTCTCGCCCTGCTGCCGCTGGTCGGCGCGTTCGGCGTCTGGGTCCCCGTCGCCGTCTACCTGATCGCGGTCGGGCAGTTCGTCCCCGCCGCAATCCTCGTCGCGTACGGCTCGCTGGTCAGCGCCTCGGACACGTACCTGCGACCGGCGCTCATCGGCCGGACGAGCGCTTTCAACTCCGCGATCATCGTCGTCGGGATCTTCGGCGGCATCGTCGTCTTCGGCGGCGTCGGCCTGTTCATCGGTCCCGTCGTGCTCGGCGGCGCGAAGATCACGCTCGACGTGTTCGCCCGCGAACGGACCGGCGGCGAGTCGCTCGAGACCGAGACGGCGGACCGAGCGGCCGATCCGGCCGTCGACACGTCCGACGCCGGCGTCAGTACGGGACTCGATCCGGAGACCGACTCGAGCGACGCTGGTGCGGACGACGAGCACGGCGGTACCGGTAGCGACGACGGTGCCGATACCGGCGGTACCGACGAACGCGACGATACTGGGGCTGACGGTCGAACCGACGGCGACGCGGACGATGACGCGGCCGACGAGCGTTCGGACCCGTAACGCGCGACTCGAGACCTACTCCTCCGAATCGTTCTTCCAATCCCCCGGCTCCTCGCCGTGGATCTCGCCCTTCGCCCGCCGCGACGACGGCCAGAGTGTGAGGACGACGACGGCCGCGTAGAAGAGCCCGAGCATCCCGGCCACGTAGTAGCCGTGGACGCCCGGCAGTTCGGCGGCCTCCGCCCACTGCTGTTCCGGCGTGAACAGGGAGACCTTGAAGATCCAGGCGATGCCGACCACCGCGAACAGCAGCCCGTAGACGCGCCGAATGCGCCGGGACAGGGCCTCCAAGTTCGAGACCTTGAACGTCGGATTTCGGAGGTCGTCGCTCAACTCCTCGCGCCAGTAGGGGTGTTCGACGCCGACCGGCTC
The DNA window shown above is from Halopiger xanaduensis SH-6 and carries:
- the hmgB gene encoding hydroxymethylglutaryl-CoA synthase — protein: MTAVGIDAIEIWTGNLKLDLPGTFAPQKGEDPEKYTKGLGLNASSFPDSYEDIVTMGANAAHRLMERKGLEPDDIGRIDVATESSFDNSKPVSTYVAGCLEQVYDGDFHHANKGERKFACIAGTQSLDDAYNWIRAGRNRGRSALVIATDTALYARGDAGEATQGAGAVAMLISEDPDLVELSAEQGYGSADETDFLKPNQQFPSVDGKRSVQVYLARMREAVEDYESVAGDVHLDDFAYAPFHTPFPGMVRKAALLAYRHVIRNTSVEEELADEIGRQPRAEAFDTDEAYRDALRDYMDSLKETDRYREWYAEAIDPTLSISREVGNWYTGSVHIARASALKEALEDGRDMTDERLLVGSYGSGAQAEIHAETVQDGWEKEIEALNVDEQLAERYDMDWEDYEEIHDAHNHEMDVDVEEFTTPSEEFVFDGWGRMGERKYRYVE
- a CDS encoding TatD family hydrolase, giving the protein MLDAETPVLDNHLHLDPDNHRGIDAVRDFARLGGTHLLVVNKPSWHLGVEAEAGEDFRYVFERTIEIVEEASEVLEGRAWPVLGVHPGLISRLVDDRGFEPAEARDLMQAGLDVAAEYVADGEALALKSGRPHYDVSDAVWEASNDVMRHAFEHGGDLDCAVQLHTEASEEMTTVAEWGEDAGMERHQVVKHYAAGRLEGPTPSVMSEKDRLERAAERGEPFLMETDYVDDPDRPGAVLGPKTVPRRVRWLLEEGYDEAVRTAHVETPDLVYGIDTEATLEREA
- a CDS encoding heavy metal translocating P-type ATPase, which codes for MTDATVDERQCTLCDLPVEGSDVTDDEGNRFCCVGCRDVSDALGDVDEVDADDVRNAREDDSEDRELPDGHEATYLEVDGMHCATCEAFIESVATETEGVSGASASYVTDTVRIDHDPDSVSQDDLAAAISGLGYSAYDRDDAFSRRQADNWEMARVGVGVLMGMMVMLQYVVIIYPTYFGAWFYDERTMEFFQETLASDLATPFYLMIAALTTIILGVTGKPILQGAYVSAKTRSPNMDLLVAIAAVSAYLYSTLSIAVGGEHIYYDVTVAIIVIVSVGNYYESTIKREATERLSNLTSVQVDSARRVGEDGSHEDVALEELSASDRVLVRAGERIPVDGAVVEGEAAVDEAVVTGESLPVTKDAGDAVVGGSMVADGAVTVEVGEDATSSLDRITELVWDLQSGTHGIQKLADKLATIFVPVVLALAVVVTVARLALGAPIEGALLTGLTVLIVSCPCALGLATPLAVAAGIRDALERSIVVFDDSVFERIRTADTVVFDKTGTLTTGDMTVVEADTDVDADLLGRAAILEGRSAHPVGQAIAAMAGGSSGDGADTGSGTVADGGTVETAGAETSVATDDAGETGDGRLESFESYRNGVAGVVDGEEIVVGHPDLFRDRGWDVPEAVAKQVEAHRETGRVPVAVGRDGTAAGVIVVGDELREEWGETVTAIADSGAEVVVLTGDDAKAADRFREHGAVDRVFAGVPPEGKAETVERLKGTGRTVMIGDGTNDAPALAAADLGIALGGGTAMAADAADVALVDDDLSSVDTVFDLARATDRRVKGNIGWAFCYNAVAIPLAVTGLLNPLFAAVAMGTSSLLVVTNSSRSLLED
- a CDS encoding DUF7344 domain-containing protein translates to MDRMEAFRILASADRQLVLHELVEADDPTRIGAISRQVAARRHRTPPQRIDEEKVERARVRLIHSHLPRLREQELIDVDRDENEISLADSDSTTQLFDAANELDSWPPDDLLEHPARRR
- a CDS encoding AI-2E family transporter encodes the protein MAASDPDLPSDTTSRAAGSDSWFTDRTGLTVLAVVSALLGLFVVLPYLQYVLLGVVLAYVLMPAQRRLETYVRPITAALVLVAVAILTIILPLSYVLAVALREALNILDAVEGGDLNVGAIESRLESNGYAVDLTEMYQAYQEPIETGLQGLATSGIELVSGVPGLLIGLTVTLFVLFALLRDGGALVAWFHRILPIEDDILDELQAEIDQLMWASVVGNVAVAGIQAVMLGVGLVLLDVPAVVFLTVATFVLALLPLVGAFGVWVPVAVYLIAVGQFVPAAILVAYGSLVSASDTYLRPALIGRTSAFNSAIIVVGIFGGIVVFGGVGLFIGPVVLGGAKITLDVFARERTGGESLETETADRAADPAVDTSDAGVSTGLDPETDSSDAGADDEHGGTGSDDGADTGGTDERDDTGADGRTDGDADDDAADERSDP
- a CDS encoding sulfite exporter TauE/SafE family protein, whose protein sequence is MDPFTLLGVDVLLFLVIGLLGGAHCIGMCGPLVTVYASRMDGAATDGGQRHRDRGRESHLTTYEVRQHALFNLGRTASYTLLGALFGALGSVLFVTTDALTPVLETVRGGVGLVIGGFVIATGVYYLLGRTTGGIQLPGLERVVSRLTAHVDRLANGPGIVGLGALHGLLPCPILYPAFLYAFATGSPAGGALALAALGIGTIPAVFAYGTVIDAVDVAHRRRVHRLLGVAFVVLGYVLLAHGLMSLGIHVPHPELPFYDGLETAGAGMEGGHNH
- a CDS encoding DUF2150 family protein; this translates as MSNPPTEFYSEERWQNWIDRIKDEDIDPEDESSARLLLNLQDDTAIAVAKIVSAYDDGELEQEEALSEIEDVREIVLGEVDIEDEEKLILVDGVQTSLVCVFFAAEEYIANGPAEDGSVGDYLGAAADAEAEEDLDAALGYAAQAGTLIIDGEELDMEVAEGLEYGLVTEWINGLDSLQSAMSDPEVVEEDDE